A DNA window from Vigna unguiculata cultivar IT97K-499-35 chromosome 10, ASM411807v1, whole genome shotgun sequence contains the following coding sequences:
- the LOC114165341 gene encoding uncharacterized protein LOC114165341 has product MTNDNDPPRTSQRSDPGWKYCHLMDESNLNTTICNYCGKVMKGGVTRAKEHLMAKKGNVAACTKTPKNVREELWKLYKEKADSSSINPRYNATNDNHESEDEVEISTTSNDKGKNSGGRKGPMDMFCRNPAAAIEKRKKEKLRQANIKEACDKNLKASVHQYIARFWYQAGLSFNLVKLKSFQDMIDAIGAYGPNLPAPSYHEIRVPLLNKEVEYTEKLLQDHKLQWSKHGCSIMSDAWTDRKQRCLINFLVSSPAGTMFVKSIDGSNFVKTGEKLFQMLDSLVEEIGEENVVQVITDNGSNYVLAGKLLEEKRPHLYWTPCAAHCIDLMLEDIGKLPLIKKTIQRGISLVGFIYSHSSTLSLLRQFTNKRELVRHAVTRFATSYLSLQRLHQEKGSLRKMFTSDEWSNNKLSKEAKGREATKIVLMPSFWNQVVFTLKVMAPLVHVLRLVDGERKAAMGYIYEAMEKAKETIMKSFNNDESKYNDVFTIIDNRWTCQLHRPLHAAGHFLNPEFFYSNPDMEYDLEVTNGLYDCIRRLVPSKDVQQKILTELPLYKSANGLFGDDFAKESRKTTTPGETLEHFLNCAKI; this is encoded by the coding sequence ATGACCAATGATAATGATCCTCCAAGAACATCCCAAAGGAGTGATCCGGGATGGAAATATTGTCATCTGATggatgaatcaaatttaaatacaacTATTTGCAATTATTGTGGGAAAGTCATGAAAGGAGGAGTTACTAGAGCAAAAGAACATCTCATGGCAAAGAAGGGCAATGTTGCTGCTTGCACTAAGACTCCGAAAAATGTGAGAGAAGAACTTTggaaattatataaagaaaaagcaGATAGCTCCTCTATCAATCCTAGATATAATGCAACCAATGATAACCATGAGAGTGaagatgaagttgaaatttctACGACTAGCAATGATAAAGGGAAAAATAGCGGTGGAAGGAAAGGACCAATGGATATGTTCTGTAGAAATCCAGCCGCTGcgatagagaagagaaaaaaggaaaaactaaGGCAAGCTAACATCAAAGAGGCAtgtgacaaaaatttaaaggccTCGGTTCATCAATATATTGCTCGATTTTGGTACCAAGCAGGTTTGTCATTCAACCTTgtgaaattgaaaagttttcaaGATATGATTGATGCCATAGGTGCTTATGGACCCAATTTACCCGCGCCTAGTTATCATGAAATCAGAGTTCCGCTTCTCAACAAGGAAGTTGAGTACACTGAGAAGTTGTTGCAAGATCATAAATTGCAGTGGAGCAAACATGGTTGCTCTATTATGTCAGATGCATGGACTGATCGAAAGCAACGATGCTTGATTAACTTTTTGGTGAGCTCCCCTGCAGGGACAATGTTTGTCAAGTCCATTGATGGTTCAAACTTTGTGAAGACAGGAGAAAAACTATTTCAGATGCTTGATTCCCTTGTGGAGGAAATTGGAGAAGAAAATGTTGTTCAAGTTATAACAGATAATGGGAGCAATTATGTGTTGGCTGGTAAGTTGTTAGAAGAGAAAAGACCTCATCTCTATTGGACTCCTTGTGCTGCCCATTGTATAGATTTGATGCTTGAGGATATTGGAAAGCTTCCTTTGATAAAGAAGACAATTCAAAGAGGAATTAGTCTTGTTGGCTTTATCTATAGCCATTCTAGTACCTTGAGTTTGTTGagacaatttacaaataagaGGGAATTAGTAAGACATGCAGTTACAAGGTTTGCTACCTCCTATTTATCATTACAAAGGTTGCATCAAGAGAAGGGAAGTTTGAGAAAGATGTTCACTTCTGATGAATGGAGCAATAACAAGCTATCAAAGGAAGCCAAGGGGAGGGAGGCTACAAAAATTGTTCTTATGCCTTCATTTTGGAATCAAGTAGTATTTACTCTCAAAGTCATGGCTCCTCTTGTTCATGTGCTTCGTTTAGTTGATGGGGAAAGAAAAGCAGCTATGGGTTATATATATGAAGCAATGGAGAAAGCCAAGGAAACAATAATGAAGTCGTTCAACAACgatgaaagtaaatacaatgaTGTATTCACAATTATTGATAATAGATGGACATGTCAACTTCATCGCCCCTTGCATGCTGCTGGTCACTTTTTGAACCCAGAGTTCTTTTATTCCAACCCAGACATGGAATATGATTTGGAAGTTACAAACGGATTATATGATTGCATTAGGAGGTTGGTGCCAAGTAAAGATgtgcaacaaaaaattttaactgAGTTACCTCTTTATAAGAGTGCAAATGGACTCTTTGGTGATGATTTTGCCAAAGAATCAAGGAAAACCACAACCCCAGGTGAGACACTCGAACACTTTTTAAATTGTGCTAAGATATAA
- the LOC114165342 gene encoding uncharacterized protein LOC114165342, with translation MTNDNDPPRTSQRSDPGWKYCHPMDESNLNTTICNYCGKVMKGGVTRAKEHLMAKKGNVAACTKTPKNVREELWKLYKEKADSSSINPRYNATNDNHESEDEVEISTTSNDKGKNSGGRKGPMDMFCRNPAAAIEKRKKEKLRQANVKEACDKNLKASVHQYIARFWYQAGLSFNLVKLKSFQDMIDAIGAYGPNLPAPSYHEIRVPLLNKEVEYTEKLLQDHKLQWSKHGCSIMSDAWTDRKQRCLINFLVSSPAGTMFVKSIDGSNFVKTGEKLFQMLDSLVEEIGEENVVQVITDNGSNYVLAGKLLEEKRPHLYWTPCAAHCIDLMLEDIGKLPLIKKTIQRGISLVGFIYSHSSTLSLLRQFTNKRELVRHAVTRFATSYLSLQRLHQEKGSLRKMFTSDEWSNNKLSKEAKGREATKIVLMPSFWNQVVFTLKVMAPLVHVLRLVDGERKAAMGYIYEAMEKAKETIMKSFNNDESKYNDEVGAK, from the exons ATGACCAATGATAATGATCCTCCAAGAACATCCCAAAGGAGTGATCCGGGATGGAAATATTGTCATCCGATggatgaatcaaatttaaatacaacTATTTGCAATTATTGTGGGAAAGTCATGAAAGGAGGAGTTACTAGAGCAAAAGAACATCTCATGGCAAAGAAGGGCAATGTTGCTGCTTGCACTAAGACTCCGAAAAATGTGAGAGAAGAACTTTggaaattatataaagaaaaagcaGATAGCTCCTCTATCAATCCTAGATATAATGCAACCAATGATAACCATGAGAGTGaagatgaagttgaaatttctACGACTAGCAATGATAAAGGGAAAAATAGCGGTGGAAGGAAAGGACCAATGGATATGTTCTGTAGAAATCCAGCCGCTGcgatagagaagagaaaaaaggaaaaactaaGGCAAGCTAACGTCAAAGAGGCAtgtgacaaaaatttaaaggccTCGGTTCATCAATATATTGCTCGATTTTGGTACCAAGCAGGTTTGTCATTCAACCTTgtgaaattgaaaagttttcaaGATATGATTGATGCCATAGGTGCTTATGGACCCAATTTACCCGCGCCTAGTTATCATGAAATCAGAGTTCCGCTTCTCAACAAGGAAGTTGAGTACACTGAGAAGTTGTTGCAAGATCATAAATTGCAGTGGAGCAAACATGGTTGCTCTATTATGTCAGATGCATGGACTGATCGAAAGCAACGATGCTTGATTAACTTTTTGGTGAGCTCCCCTGCAGGGACAATGTTTGTCAAGTCCATTGATGGTTCAAACTTTGTGAAGACAGGAGAAAAACTATTTCAGATGCTTGATTCCCTTGTGGAGGAAATTGGAGAAGAAAATGTTGTTCAAGTTATAACAGATAATGGGAGCAATTATGTGTTGGCTGGTAAGTTGTTAGAAGAGAAAAGACCTCATCTCTATTGGACTCCTTGTGCTGCCCATTGTATAGATTTGATGCTTGAGGATATTGGAAAGCTTCCTTTGATAAAGAAGACAATTCAAAGAGGAATTAGTCTTGTTGGCTTTATCTATAGCCATTCTAGTACCTTGAGTTTGTTGagacaatttacaaataagaGGGAATTAGTAAGACATGCAGTTACAAGGTTTGCTACCTCCTATTTATCATTACAAAGGTTGCATCAAGAGAAGGGAAGTTTGAGAAAGATGTTCACTTCTGATGAATGGAGCAATAACAAGCTATCAAAGGAAGCCAAGGGGAGGGAGGCTACAAAAATTGTTCTTATGCCTTCATTTTGGAATCAAGTAGTATTTACTCTCAAAGTCATGGCTCCTCTTGTTCATGTGCTTCGTTTAGTTGATGGGGAAAGAAAAGCAGCTATGGGTTATATATATGAAGCAATGGAGAAAGCCAAGGAAACAATAATGAAGTCGTTCAACAACgatgaaagtaaatacaatgaT GAGGTTGGTGCCAAGTAA